A stretch of Brachyhypopomus gauderio isolate BG-103 chromosome 3, BGAUD_0.2, whole genome shotgun sequence DNA encodes these proteins:
- the neurod2 gene encoding neurogenic differentiation factor 2 — translation MLTRLFNEPSLLPDVQKFPGWVDDSGSEDSKTKDDEQDHCRLGDEDLDEGDMKGGSSRAQSEIAGEDDDDDDVDEEDCGDEGDGDRPKKRGPKKRKMTPARLERSKLRRQKANARERTRMHDLNSALDNLRKVVPCYSKTQKLSKIETLRLAKNYIWALSEILRNGKRPDVVSYVQTLCKGLSQPTTNLVAGCLQLNSRNFLTEQCQDGARFHLPNPSFSMHAYPYQCSRLSSPQCQSGSNTHSLRNHSYCSSYEAVYTGGASPEYNSPDYEGHHSPPVCVNGNFSLRQQEPISPDTERAYHYSMHYTGLPGSRSSVAHGLAYGPSGARSGGAHSENVPPFHDMHLHHDRAPAYEELNSFFHN, via the coding sequence ATGTTGACAAGATTATTCAACGAGCCGTCACTTCTCCCGGACGTGCAAAAGTTTCCGGGCTGGGTGGATGACAGCGGGAGCGAGGACTCCAAAACCAAGGACGACGAGCAGGACCACTGTCGCCTAGGCGACGAGGACTTGGACGAAGGAGACATGAAAGGCGGAAGCAGTCGGGCTCAGTCGGAGATCGCAggggaggatgatgatgacgatgacgtGGACGAAGAGGACTGTGGGGACGAGGGAGATGGGGACAGGCCCAAAAAGCGCGGGCCTAAGAAACGCAAGATGACGCCGGCCCGGTTAGAGCGCTCCAAGCTGCGGCGTCAAAAAGCCAACGCGAGGGAGCGCACGCGCATGCACGACCTGAACTCTGCCCTGGATAACCTGCGCAAAGTCGTGCCGTGCTACTCCAAAACGCAAAAGCTGTCCAAGATAGAGACGCTGAGGCTCGCGAAGAACTACATATGGGCTCTGTCGGAGATCCTGAGGAACGGGAAGAGACCGGACGTGGTTTCTTATGTACAGACACTGTGTAAAGGTCTCTCGCAGCCCACAACCAATCTGGTCGCTGGCTGTCTACAGCTCAATTCGCGGAATTTTCTGACAGAACAGTGCCAGGACGGAGCGCGCTTTCACCTGCCTAACCCATCTTTCTCCATGCACGCGTATCCCTATCAGTGTTCCCGTCTGTCGAGTCCTCAGTGTCAGTCTGGATccaacacacacagcctacGGAATCATTCTTACTGCTCGTCCTATGAGGCCGTGTATACCGGGGGTGCGTCTCCTGAATACAACAGTCCTGATTACGAAGGTCATCATAGCCCCCCGGTGTGTGTCAATGGCAACTTTTCTTTGAGGCAGCAGGAACCTATCtcaccagacacagaaagagCCTATCATTATTCTATGCACTACACTGGTTTGCCAGGTTCACGCTCGTCCGTTGCGCATGGACTTGCTTATGGCCCTTCTGGAGCGCGCAGCGGCGGCGCGCATTCTGAAAACGTTCCACCATTCCATGACATGCACTTGCACCATGATCGGGCACCCGCATATGAAGAACTAAACTCCTTCTTTCACAATTGA